Proteins encoded within one genomic window of Pseudalkalibacillus sp. SCS-8:
- a CDS encoding MATE family efflux transporter, with the protein MYQTYTLGEKLRQFMTILLPILITQVGLLAMNFFDTVMSGRAGAEDLAGVAIGSSIWVPVFTGLSGILMALTPIVAQLIGGKKSEEVSFSVLQTVYLAIFLSFLIFLIGFIVVPPILGAMDLEADVSYIAKHYLVGLSVGILPLFIYTALRSFIDALGETRITMFITLLSLPVNILFNYLLIFGKFGFPQLGGIGAGYASAITYWFIFFVAAFVVHRVQPFAIYQVFNRFYRISIRKWIEVMKIGIPIGLSIFFEVSIFAAVTILMSRFDTITIAAHQAAINFASLLYMAPLSVSMALTIAVGFEIGGKRTSDAKQYGRLGIGIAVVFALTSAVFLWFLNDEIAGLYTKDKAVLDLTAHFLIYAIFFQLSDAVAAPIQGALRGYKDVNVTLIMALISYWVIGLPLGYVLANDTSFGPFGYWIGLSTGLTSGAVTLYLRLRFLQKKYEDQSTALAAQTDPSK; encoded by the coding sequence ATGTATCAAACGTATACGTTAGGTGAAAAGCTACGTCAATTCATGACGATTCTATTACCGATATTGATTACTCAAGTCGGACTGCTAGCTATGAATTTCTTCGATACAGTCATGAGTGGACGTGCTGGAGCGGAAGACTTGGCAGGAGTTGCGATTGGATCAAGCATATGGGTACCCGTCTTCACAGGATTAAGTGGGATTTTGATGGCTTTAACCCCCATCGTTGCTCAGTTGATCGGGGGCAAGAAAAGTGAGGAAGTATCTTTTTCTGTCTTACAAACCGTTTATCTCGCCATTTTTCTCTCGTTCCTCATCTTTTTGATTGGTTTTATCGTTGTTCCCCCAATTTTAGGTGCAATGGATCTGGAGGCTGATGTTTCCTATATTGCGAAGCATTATTTGGTTGGTCTTTCGGTAGGTATATTACCATTATTTATTTATACTGCATTACGAAGCTTTATCGATGCATTAGGAGAAACAAGAATAACGATGTTCATCACTCTTCTATCACTGCCTGTTAATATACTCTTTAACTATCTTCTCATATTTGGGAAATTCGGTTTTCCACAACTAGGGGGGATCGGCGCGGGTTATGCATCGGCGATTACCTATTGGTTCATCTTTTTTGTGGCTGCTTTTGTCGTACATCGCGTTCAGCCTTTTGCGATTTATCAGGTATTCAATCGCTTTTATCGGATTTCGATCCGTAAGTGGATTGAAGTTATGAAGATTGGGATTCCCATCGGACTTTCCATTTTCTTTGAGGTCAGCATATTTGCGGCTGTCACGATTTTGATGAGTCGATTTGACACAATTACGATTGCAGCACATCAAGCGGCCATCAATTTTGCTTCCTTACTTTATATGGCCCCATTAAGTGTTTCAATGGCACTGACGATCGCAGTCGGATTTGAAATTGGAGGAAAACGAACAAGCGATGCTAAACAATACGGTCGATTAGGAATCGGAATTGCAGTAGTGTTCGCTTTAACGTCTGCTGTATTTCTGTGGTTCCTTAACGACGAGATTGCAGGGCTTTATACGAAGGACAAGGCTGTTTTGGACTTGACGGCACATTTTCTGATCTACGCAATTTTCTTCCAATTATCCGATGCGGTTGCTGCACCGATTCAAGGAGCCTTAAGAGGCTATAAGGATGTTAATGTAACGCTGATCATGGCACTGATCTCCTATTGGGTCATTGGTTTGCCGCTAGGTTATGTCCTGGCGAACGATACATCCTTCGGTCCTTTTGGGTATTGGATCGGATTAAGTACAGGTTTAACAAGTGGAGCAGTCACGCTATATCTCAGATTGCGTTTCCTTCAAAAAAAATATGAGGATCAATCCACTGCATTAGCTGCACAAACAGACCCTTCAAAATGA
- a CDS encoding NADP-dependent oxidoreductase, which translates to MKAKQIRLATRPNGMPTYETFKWTEETVADPAQGEVVLKSLYASVDPYMRGRMNDRKSYVEPYEVGEVIAGGVIAEVVMTNSTQFEVGDIVIGNLGWATHQIAHEDSLRKIDPSKGPLTNHLGILGMPGITAYFGLLDIGKPAAGETVVVSGAAGAVGTVVGQIAKIVGAKVVGIAGTEEKISYLKHELQFDEVVNYKSENFQEELKAACADGVDVYYDNVGGTVSDAVLRLINKYARIPVCGQIALYNLEKPDLGVRVQPNLLVNSALMKGFIVSDYGAHFEEAITDLAKWLKEGKLQSKETVLEGFEKLPEAFLGLFKGDNIGKYLVKIAEPSE; encoded by the coding sequence ATGAAAGCAAAACAAATTCGCTTAGCAACTCGACCAAACGGCATGCCTACATATGAGACATTCAAATGGACCGAAGAAACTGTAGCTGATCCTGCACAAGGAGAAGTTGTTTTGAAGTCTCTTTATGCTTCTGTCGATCCTTATATGAGAGGCCGAATGAACGATCGTAAATCGTATGTTGAACCATATGAAGTTGGGGAAGTCATTGCTGGAGGTGTTATCGCTGAAGTGGTGATGACGAATAGCACCCAATTTGAAGTCGGTGATATCGTCATCGGTAATTTAGGTTGGGCCACTCATCAAATCGCCCATGAAGATTCACTTCGAAAGATCGACCCGTCTAAGGGACCATTGACAAACCACCTAGGCATACTTGGAATGCCAGGGATTACAGCTTATTTTGGATTGCTCGACATCGGAAAGCCAGCCGCAGGGGAAACCGTAGTCGTTTCTGGTGCTGCAGGCGCAGTAGGGACAGTCGTCGGTCAAATCGCCAAAATCGTTGGAGCGAAAGTCGTCGGTATCGCTGGTACTGAAGAAAAAATTTCGTATTTGAAACATGAATTGCAATTTGATGAGGTCGTCAATTATAAATCTGAAAACTTCCAAGAGGAATTAAAAGCAGCTTGTGCAGATGGAGTAGACGTTTATTACGATAATGTAGGCGGTACCGTTTCGGATGCTGTATTACGACTTATAAACAAATACGCCCGCATCCCGGTTTGTGGACAAATCGCCTTATACAATTTGGAAAAACCGGATCTCGGTGTGAGGGTACAACCAAATCTCCTTGTTAATAGTGCATTGATGAAAGGATTCATCGTATCCGATTATGGCGCGCATTTTGAAGAAGCCATAACAGACCTGGCCAAATGGTTGAAGGAAGGAAAGCTTCAATCGAAAGAAACGGTTCTTGAAGGATTCGAGAAACTTCCTGAAGCCTTCCTAGGATTATTTAAAGGAGATAATATCGGAAAGTATCTTGTAAAGATTGCAGAGCCATCTGAATAA
- a CDS encoding LysE family translocator: MDWNTISYFILASVLLTITPGPDFMFVFAQSVSHGKRAGFATGLGLCTGLIGHTLAAAIGISAIIYQSSVAFTVIKVVGAVYLLYLAVQAFRENAQPEQQTVKRYTLMALYRKGILMNILNPKVSIFFLAFLPQFVHVGNGSVPAQMILLGVLFIIQALLIFALLSFSAGTIGEKLWNNPVILKWINRMKGLVFAFFSIRLLFEQK; encoded by the coding sequence ATGGATTGGAACACTATCAGTTATTTCATCCTAGCTTCCGTTTTACTTACCATTACACCCGGACCGGATTTCATGTTCGTATTTGCTCAAAGTGTCTCTCATGGTAAGCGTGCCGGTTTCGCTACTGGGCTCGGTTTATGCACAGGACTGATCGGACACACGCTTGCAGCAGCCATCGGCATTTCTGCAATTATTTATCAATCAAGCGTTGCTTTTACGGTTATAAAAGTGGTCGGTGCCGTCTATCTTTTATATCTTGCTGTCCAAGCATTCCGTGAAAATGCACAACCGGAACAGCAAACTGTCAAACGTTATACCCTTATGGCTTTATACCGGAAAGGGATATTAATGAACATACTGAATCCGAAGGTTTCCATATTCTTTCTAGCTTTTCTTCCGCAATTCGTCCATGTAGGAAACGGTTCTGTTCCAGCTCAAATGATTCTGTTGGGTGTGTTATTCATCATACAAGCCTTGCTCATTTTTGCATTGTTGTCTTTCTCAGCTGGAACAATTGGTGAAAAGCTTTGGAACAATCCCGTAATCTTAAAATGGATCAATCGTATGAAAGGACTTGTATTTGCCTTTTTCTCAATACGACTACTATTTGAACAAAAATAA
- a CDS encoding class I SAM-dependent methyltransferase, whose translation MKKTRLYKRDQESIGYIFQYAESIDYHTYYERPATLSLIPDVERKDVLDAGCGTGWYSEWLAKHDAYVTAIDSDENMVKETKARIFSRGNVLQADLNQPLGALKDHSFDLIISSLTMHYIKDWEKPMKEFNRILRNKGRLIFSVIHPFLDYTRFPNENYFSLKQLTEVQASAKYNNEINLYLRPLNEIIKPLYLNGFIIERIIEPLPTEEFRRVHPKEYEDLMKHPHFLFIRAQKMTSL comes from the coding sequence TTGAAAAAAACACGGTTATATAAGAGAGATCAAGAGTCGATCGGATACATTTTTCAATATGCTGAGTCAATAGACTATCATACGTATTATGAAAGACCTGCAACGCTCTCATTAATCCCTGATGTCGAACGGAAAGATGTTCTAGATGCAGGCTGCGGTACTGGATGGTATTCAGAATGGTTAGCGAAACATGACGCATACGTAACGGCTATCGATTCAGATGAAAATATGGTGAAAGAGACCAAAGCGCGCATCTTCAGCAGGGGGAACGTTCTTCAAGCTGATTTGAATCAACCGTTAGGAGCGTTAAAAGATCATTCATTTGATCTGATTATTTCTTCATTGACGATGCATTACATAAAAGATTGGGAAAAACCAATGAAAGAATTCAATCGGATCCTCCGAAATAAAGGACGGCTGATATTCTCCGTCATCCACCCTTTTCTGGATTACACACGATTCCCAAACGAGAATTATTTCTCACTTAAACAATTGACGGAAGTACAGGCATCGGCAAAATATAATAACGAGATAAATCTTTATCTTCGCCCTTTGAATGAGATCATAAAACCTTTATATTTAAATGGATTTATCATTGAGAGAATTATAGAACCTCTACCTACTGAAGAATTTCGCAGGGTACATCCGAAGGAATACGAAGATTTAATGAAACACCCTCATTTCCTTTTTATAAGAGCACAAAAAATGACAAGTTTGTAA
- a CDS encoding DeoR/GlpR family DNA-binding transcription regulator, with amino-acid sequence MYQDERLLEIKAYLKKHKRISINQMIDLFGISRDTARRDLVRLEDDDEIIRTRGGAKLVVPPLPPTVVDSQEQFQSLELRALAKSALSLIKSGDRLLLDRSITVQYLSHLLEIDDVLVLTNSIEQVNILSKNSHANVRLLGGLLDKRGKFLFGASLIEELNTSYVDDVIIGATGFTSAGLYHSSEEEAFVLKRMTECGDQVIVLVEDSIIGHKGYCRSIDLDVIDIVIFHNDPGKRYHELLKEHDIQIVIANANR; translated from the coding sequence ATGTATCAAGACGAACGCTTGCTTGAAATCAAAGCGTATTTAAAGAAGCATAAACGTATTTCCATCAATCAAATGATTGATTTATTCGGGATATCACGTGATACGGCCAGAAGGGATCTCGTGCGGCTTGAGGATGATGATGAAATCATACGTACCCGGGGTGGAGCGAAATTGGTTGTCCCCCCTCTTCCACCAACTGTTGTCGACTCCCAAGAACAATTTCAATCCTTAGAATTACGCGCTTTAGCAAAGTCTGCATTATCACTTATAAAGTCTGGCGACCGCCTACTGTTAGACCGATCTATAACAGTTCAATATTTGTCTCATCTATTGGAGATTGATGATGTTTTGGTTTTAACCAATTCAATCGAACAGGTGAATATACTTTCGAAGAATAGTCATGCAAATGTCCGGTTACTAGGAGGATTGTTGGACAAACGGGGGAAATTTTTGTTTGGTGCTTCATTGATCGAAGAACTCAATACGTCTTACGTGGACGATGTCATTATAGGAGCCACCGGATTCACCTCTGCTGGTCTTTATCACTCGAGTGAAGAGGAAGCATTCGTTTTGAAAAGGATGACTGAATGTGGTGATCAAGTCATTGTGCTTGTCGAAGATTCCATCATTGGTCATAAGGGATACTGCAGGAGTATTGATTTAGATGTGATCGATATCGTCATATTCCACAATGATCCTGGCAAACGGTATCACGAGCTTTTGAAGGAACATGACATTCAAATCGTCATCGCAAATGCAAACAGATAA
- a CDS encoding DUF6141 family protein gives MKHPIYEEEQRFSVWFVVLILILVTGLMWFGIIQQIIFGIPFGTNPASDEGLVVLWVIFGIGFPIFFAFIRLKTEIYVDGIYVQYFPFHFRKRRFEFDEIKTLRVETYHPLKEFLGYGLRFSFKGVTAYNVKGKQGIRIEMIDGKKYLIGTQEPEAIKEVLQSLNIDVNN, from the coding sequence ATGAAACATCCGATTTATGAAGAAGAACAACGATTCAGTGTATGGTTTGTTGTTCTAATCCTCATTCTAGTTACAGGACTTATGTGGTTTGGAATCATCCAACAGATCATCTTTGGTATTCCGTTTGGTACAAATCCTGCTTCTGACGAAGGATTAGTTGTTTTATGGGTAATCTTCGGAATTGGTTTTCCCATCTTTTTTGCATTCATCCGTCTGAAAACTGAGATATACGTAGATGGAATTTATGTTCAATATTTTCCCTTTCATTTTCGTAAGCGGAGGTTTGAATTTGATGAGATCAAAACCTTGAGAGTAGAAACCTATCATCCACTTAAAGAATTTCTAGGCTATGGCCTCCGTTTTAGTTTTAAAGGTGTGACCGCATACAATGTAAAAGGGAAACAGGGAATACGAATTGAAATGATCGATGGAAAGAAATACTTGATAGGGACCCAAGAACCAGAAGCAATCAAAGAAGTCTTGCAATCCCTAAATATAGACGTCAATAATTAA
- a CDS encoding thioredoxin family protein — protein sequence MKQIKSENDFYNLIGQNTHTVIKFETDWCPDCKRLDMFIGEIIEENRDKEWYQINKDEHPEIAEKYEVMGIPSLLVFKDGEKIGHLHSANAKTPESVRDFLKSQ from the coding sequence ATGAAGCAAATCAAAAGTGAAAATGATTTCTACAACCTCATTGGTCAAAATACTCACACGGTAATTAAATTCGAAACCGATTGGTGTCCGGATTGCAAACGATTGGATATGTTCATCGGTGAAATCATTGAAGAAAATCGTGATAAAGAATGGTACCAAATCAATAAGGATGAGCATCCTGAAATCGCGGAGAAATATGAAGTGATGGGGATTCCTAGCCTGCTCGTATTCAAGGATGGGGAGAAAATCGGTCATCTACACAGTGCTAACGCAAAAACCCCGGAATCTGTACGAGATTTTCTAAAATCGCAATAA
- a CDS encoding YjiH family protein: MDKEQTYSKPSTASYIKFIIPSLIGIFLFMIPISYAGEVTIPVALLADWIQGVLEGTLPTLMTVIITLTVILTLIATIAKPSYIMDRPFLKSLLHVKPVWVIARILGMIFAIMTLYKLGPEQVWSDATGGLLLEGLIPVLFSVFLFAGLFLPLLLNFGLLELFGALLTKIMRPIFTLPGRSSIDCLASWLGDGTIGVLLTSKQYEEGNYSKREAAVIGTTFSVVSITFTIVVLKQMELDAYFGPYYLTIVLAGLAAALIMPRIPPLSRKKDTYVDESDVQKSEDIPEGMSSLKWGLQSAARKADKTNSSEAIFKGGVQNVLDMWMGVIPIVMAIGTVALIVAEETPFFEWLGAPFVPLLQLMQVPEAAAAAQTMVVGFADMFLPALIGFELVESEMTRFIIACLSVTQLIYMSEVGGLLLGSKIPVSFKDLVLIFLERTLITLPVIVLMAHIIF, from the coding sequence ATGGACAAAGAACAGACGTATTCTAAACCTAGTACAGCAAGTTATATCAAGTTCATCATCCCCTCACTGATTGGGATCTTCCTATTCATGATACCGATCAGTTACGCAGGAGAAGTCACGATACCTGTTGCACTTCTTGCTGATTGGATTCAAGGGGTGTTGGAAGGAACACTGCCAACCTTGATGACGGTTATCATTACATTGACAGTCATCCTGACATTGATAGCAACGATTGCAAAACCTTCCTACATTATGGATCGTCCTTTTTTGAAATCATTACTTCATGTAAAACCAGTTTGGGTTATTGCTAGAATTCTAGGCATGATTTTTGCAATAATGACCTTATACAAGCTCGGACCAGAGCAGGTATGGTCTGATGCTACAGGAGGTCTTTTGCTCGAAGGTCTCATACCGGTATTATTTTCTGTATTTTTGTTTGCTGGTTTATTCCTTCCACTTCTTTTGAACTTTGGTTTACTTGAATTATTCGGAGCACTACTCACCAAGATCATGCGTCCGATTTTCACATTGCCAGGCCGGTCCTCGATTGACTGTCTTGCATCCTGGTTAGGAGATGGGACAATCGGTGTCCTGTTGACGAGTAAGCAATATGAGGAAGGAAATTATTCGAAGCGTGAAGCAGCCGTTATTGGAACCACATTCTCTGTCGTATCCATCACCTTCACGATTGTCGTCCTCAAACAAATGGAACTGGATGCTTACTTTGGTCCCTATTACTTGACTATCGTGCTCGCTGGTCTTGCTGCAGCACTGATTATGCCGCGTATACCACCGCTTTCACGTAAGAAAGATACGTATGTGGATGAGTCTGATGTACAAAAGAGTGAGGATATACCTGAAGGGATGTCTTCCTTGAAATGGGGCTTGCAATCCGCTGCCCGTAAAGCGGACAAAACAAATAGTTCTGAAGCAATCTTCAAGGGTGGTGTACAAAACGTCCTTGATATGTGGATGGGTGTCATTCCGATTGTAATGGCGATCGGAACAGTCGCTTTGATTGTAGCTGAAGAAACACCTTTCTTTGAATGGCTTGGAGCACCTTTCGTTCCATTACTACAACTCATGCAAGTACCAGAAGCTGCGGCAGCAGCTCAAACAATGGTAGTCGGATTTGCTGATATGTTCTTACCAGCATTGATCGGGTTTGAGCTTGTAGAAAGCGAAATGACACGTTTCATCATTGCGTGTCTATCTGTCACACAGTTGATTTACATGTCCGAGGTCGGAGGATTGTTACTTGGCTCGAAAATCCCTGTCAGTTTCAAGGATCTTGTATTGATCTTCCTTGAAAGAACATTGATTACGTTACCGGTAATTGTCCTCATGGCACATATTATCTTTTAA
- a CDS encoding YjcZ family sporulation protein yields the protein MGYGYGAGFALIVVLFILLIIVGVAFVSY from the coding sequence ATGGGTTACGGATATGGAGCAGGATTTGCTTTGATCGTCGTTTTGTTTATTCTCCTTATTATTGTGGGAGTAGCGTTTGTAAGCTACTAG
- a CDS encoding spore germination protein has protein sequence MPSIILAPIKISSVNDGNVNFGDLFYNSPVSTSKAVTGSGGGNTGDFSQVNNLFSAVIAIDPDVSDSNNVGNV, from the coding sequence ATGCCATCCATTATTTTAGCTCCAATAAAAATATCCTCTGTTAATGACGGAAACGTTAACTTCGGAGATTTGTTTTACAACTCACCTGTATCGACCTCGAAGGCCGTTACTGGATCAGGTGGAGGGAATACCGGAGATTTTTCTCAAGTGAATAATTTGTTCAGTGCAGTTATTGCCATTGACCCAGATGTGTCAGATAGCAATAATGTCGGAAATGTATAA
- a CDS encoding Hsp20/alpha crystallin family protein: MDTWSKMMEWKQVADKYMNQSFFPDSQPKKQSPQVNIYESDNELLCLISLPGLNNVDDVEVYVYKSSVKLIGNTSLQTHGMSLKQDEIFQGRFEREISLPYSVREDPIDAYYQKGVLYIRLYRLLTDDRPKKKVQIKDSGE, encoded by the coding sequence ATGGATACTTGGTCTAAAATGATGGAATGGAAACAAGTTGCTGATAAATACATGAACCAGAGCTTTTTTCCTGATTCTCAACCAAAAAAGCAGAGCCCCCAAGTTAATATTTATGAATCTGACAATGAATTGCTTTGTCTTATTTCTTTACCAGGTTTGAATAATGTTGATGATGTCGAGGTTTATGTATACAAGAGCTCAGTAAAATTAATCGGAAATACAAGTTTACAAACTCATGGAATGTCACTTAAACAGGATGAAATTTTTCAAGGACGATTCGAGCGGGAAATCAGCCTCCCTTACTCTGTCCGTGAAGATCCGATTGATGCCTATTATCAGAAGGGCGTTCTGTACATTCGGTTGTACCGGCTATTAACAGATGATCGACCAAAGAAAAAAGTACAGATAAAAGATTCTGGTGAATGA
- a CDS encoding spore germination protein GerPB: MNVYVNQSISIQTIRIDGLSNSSVLQIGTSGVIKPVSYLSNSGGFTGPAPAIENPFGSVVEQPYEGPLVPLSGPR; the protein is encoded by the coding sequence ATGAATGTCTATGTGAACCAGAGCATATCAATTCAAACAATCCGTATTGATGGACTGTCCAACTCTTCTGTTCTACAAATCGGAACCAGTGGAGTAATTAAACCCGTTTCTTATCTCTCCAACTCGGGAGGTTTCACTGGTCCGGCACCTGCTATTGAAAATCCTTTCGGTAGTGTAGTGGAACAGCCGTATGAAGGTCCTCTTGTGCCGCTCTCAGGACCGCGGTAA
- a CDS encoding spore germination protein GerPE: protein MDRTSIVQTMEIVSLVSASIVQIGDARLLTPSSKALAVQRQESTYDPGEHEFEMYPMFTAPFPPFQYECIPVNTIQEIPAIHVKSINIIGVAASSVVRVGKTDYVCSEARVKHIRQFTIDPYE, encoded by the coding sequence ATGGACCGGACTTCTATTGTACAAACGATGGAAATTGTATCTTTGGTTTCCGCATCAATTGTCCAGATTGGGGATGCAAGATTACTTACGCCCTCTTCAAAGGCCCTTGCAGTTCAAAGACAGGAATCCACATATGATCCAGGTGAACATGAATTTGAGATGTACCCGATGTTCACTGCTCCTTTCCCTCCCTTTCAATATGAATGCATTCCTGTAAATACCATCCAAGAAATACCGGCAATCCATGTCAAGTCAATTAACATCATCGGGGTTGCAGCCTCATCTGTCGTGCGTGTGGGAAAGACGGATTATGTTTGCAGTGAAGCGAGAGTCAAACATATTCGCCAGTTTACAATCGATCCCTATGAATAG
- a CDS encoding spore gernimation protein GerPD, with protein sequence MELNVINRDISVGDIRIIGLGTSAMVLVGDSEVINCQSMFDTPPESLIIGTPLVPLSKE encoded by the coding sequence ATGGAACTTAATGTAATCAACCGTGATATTTCCGTAGGAGATATTCGAATCATTGGCCTTGGTACGTCCGCGATGGTTCTGGTTGGAGATAGCGAGGTCATCAATTGTCAGTCCATGTTTGATACCCCCCCAGAGTCTTTGATAATCGGTACACCTCTCGTCCCGCTCTCAAAGGAATAG
- the gerPC gene encoding spore germination protein GerPC: protein MNNLDYLHQRIQQLEELVRQLQAKSDSFENLLSSLQNELIQLKNAPHTSIEYKFDQLKIETLEGTLNIGLTPGGNGFENIEDLGVNGGNFQVNQQKPPDTPFTDEMYNWINQGVDHYLNHDIFNDINKEERKAKFHLDDSQKKLIIEDIKKQMGVRLPHYMMAAKKDNAQRNPAQEAERIMTQIKKDILSGIEIYMNNERKKFQGGQQDGT, encoded by the coding sequence TTGAACAATTTGGATTATTTACACCAACGGATACAGCAATTGGAAGAATTGGTCAGGCAGTTGCAAGCAAAATCTGACTCATTCGAAAACCTGCTTTCCTCCCTCCAGAACGAATTGATACAATTGAAAAATGCCCCTCATACCTCTATTGAATACAAGTTTGATCAACTGAAAATCGAGACGCTTGAAGGAACGTTGAACATCGGATTGACACCTGGTGGAAATGGCTTTGAAAATATTGAAGACCTCGGTGTGAACGGAGGCAATTTTCAAGTTAATCAACAAAAACCACCCGATACTCCTTTTACCGATGAGATGTATAACTGGATCAATCAAGGAGTCGATCATTATCTAAATCATGATATTTTCAATGACATCAATAAGGAAGAACGGAAAGCCAAATTCCATTTAGATGATTCACAGAAAAAATTGATCATTGAAGACATAAAAAAACAGATGGGCGTGCGTCTCCCTCATTATATGATGGCTGCCAAAAAAGATAACGCCCAGAGAAACCCTGCACAAGAGGCTGAACGTATCATGACTCAGATAAAGAAAGATATTTTAAGCGGAATTGAAATATATATGAATAACGAACGTAAGAAATTCCAAGGAGGGCAACAGGATGGAACTTAA
- a CDS encoding spore germination protein — translation MPAMVGAIKINEISGTAIFNVGDVYHMAPQSQTKTFAGAGSFNTGDYLQVNNGYSVTHTIDSDVIDSSNIGNQG, via the coding sequence ATGCCTGCCATGGTTGGAGCCATAAAAATCAACGAAATATCAGGTACGGCTATTTTCAATGTCGGAGATGTGTATCATATGGCACCTCAAAGTCAAACGAAAACATTTGCTGGGGCTGGCTCCTTCAATACAGGGGATTACTTACAAGTCAATAACGGTTACAGTGTTACGCATACAATCGACTCGGATGTCATCGATTCAAGTAACATCGGTAACCAAGGCTAG
- a CDS encoding spore germination protein, protein MPSIILAPIKISTVESNGTVNFGDTLYISPKSTSKSASGSGGGNTGDFMLVNNFWNMTNTLDPDISDSNNLANF, encoded by the coding sequence TTGCCTTCCATCATATTAGCTCCAATAAAAATCAGTACAGTTGAAAGTAATGGTACGGTAAACTTTGGTGACACCTTATACATTTCACCGAAATCCACCTCAAAATCAGCAAGTGGTTCAGGTGGCGGAAACACGGGTGACTTCATGCTTGTCAACAACTTCTGGAATATGACCAATACATTGGATCCGGATATCAGTGATTCAAATAACCTGGCGAACTTCTGA
- a CDS encoding Hsp20/alpha crystallin family protein codes for MDFLKNQLKNLFNDERFDQLLKSIDQHLEHSLKEFDHHLSHFNNNYFFHVDSAETEDEVIIQATLPVGNDDKVHLDMVNHQLRILIQRFETEQIQNNEGEILKKENYSKRIERYLPLPPNVAPESIKASMSGNRLTVRVPKVSNQHSNIIEIDEE; via the coding sequence GTGGATTTTTTGAAAAACCAGCTGAAAAACCTCTTTAATGATGAAAGATTTGATCAATTATTGAAATCGATCGATCAGCACTTGGAGCACTCTTTGAAGGAATTCGACCATCATTTAAGTCACTTCAATAACAATTATTTTTTTCATGTAGACAGTGCGGAAACTGAAGATGAAGTGATTATCCAGGCTACCTTACCTGTGGGGAATGACGATAAGGTCCATCTGGATATGGTCAACCACCAGCTACGAATCCTGATTCAACGATTTGAAACCGAACAAATCCAGAATAATGAAGGAGAAATATTGAAAAAGGAGAACTATTCCAAACGGATTGAAAGGTATTTGCCTTTACCTCCGAACGTAGCACCTGAGAGCATCAAAGCCTCGATGTCTGGGAACCGTCTGACTGTCAGAGTTCCTAAGGTGAGCAACCAGCATTCGAATATCATAGAAATTGATGAGGAATGA